In Mastigocladopsis repens PCC 10914, a single window of DNA contains:
- a CDS encoding YebC/PmpR family DNA-binding transcriptional regulator: MAGHSKWANIKRQKAVVDAKKGKTFTQWSRAIIVAARSGVPDPAGNFQLRTAIEKAKEAGLPNENIERAIAKGAGTLTGESSSLEAIRYEGYGPGGVAILVEALTDNRNRTAADLRAAFSKNGGNLGETGCVSWMFSQKGVCTVEGVVDEEQLLEASLEGGAESYEMIEDQTAEVLTEVVDLENLSQTLKEKGFKVSDAELRWLPSNSVEVSDPDQARSLLKLVDTLEGLDDVQNVTANFEMAEQLMAAMA, from the coding sequence ATGGCAGGACATAGTAAATGGGCAAATATTAAACGCCAAAAAGCGGTAGTTGATGCAAAAAAGGGTAAGACTTTCACCCAATGGTCGCGTGCGATTATCGTAGCAGCCAGAAGTGGAGTTCCAGATCCAGCAGGAAATTTTCAACTTCGCACAGCAATTGAAAAAGCAAAGGAGGCGGGTCTTCCTAATGAAAATATAGAAAGGGCGATCGCCAAAGGTGCAGGGACACTCACAGGCGAGTCCTCTAGTTTAGAAGCCATTCGTTACGAAGGTTATGGTCCTGGAGGAGTTGCTATCCTTGTTGAAGCCTTGACAGATAATCGCAATCGTACCGCTGCTGACTTGCGTGCTGCCTTTAGTAAAAACGGTGGTAATCTTGGTGAGACAGGTTGTGTCAGCTGGATGTTTTCCCAAAAAGGTGTTTGTACTGTTGAGGGAGTCGTTGATGAAGAACAGCTTTTAGAAGCATCCCTAGAAGGCGGTGCTGAGTCTTATGAGATGATTGAAGACCAGACTGCTGAGGTGTTGACCGAAGTAGTTGATTTAGAAAACCTGAGCCAAACCCTGAAAGAAAAGGGCTTCAAGGTGAGTGATGCCGAACTGCGCTGGCTTCCCAGCAATAGTGTAGAAGTAAGTGATCCAGATCAGGCGCGATCGCTTCTCAAGTTAGTTGATACTCTAGAAGGTTTAGATGATGTGCAAAATGTCACTGCCAATTTTGAAATGGCAGAACAACTGATGGCTGCGATGGCTTGA